Within the Eleginops maclovinus isolate JMC-PN-2008 ecotype Puerto Natales chromosome 5, JC_Emac_rtc_rv5, whole genome shotgun sequence genome, the region TACTTCCTACGTGTCCTGGAAAATATGGAAAACAGTTGTACTTCCTCTCATATAAAACTTAAACTTAAACATATCTTGCTTATTTCCTCAAGAAAGAAATATGCAAAGTGGTGAGGCAGGGGATGGATCAAATActacagtttgaaaaaaagacagaagaggagaagatgagagTTTACACGTACGAGAAGGCAGTTGAAAGGTATCACTTACAAACATCTATTACAGATTACTAGTCATTTTGTCTCAGCTTATTTTAATACCAGCTGTTGGCTAAACTGCTTTATTTCTTTCAGGTTGTTCGCTGCAAACCCAAGTCTGTCTGAACGGTCGGTGCACATCCTCTTAGAGCGAGGTCTCGTTCAGGTTGAAGGAGGTAGGTCTTtatctctccccctcttctAACAGAGGAAAATGTCACTTTGGTTTCTAACATCTTCTGAGTGTGTTTCTCTTCTGCAGGGTTTGTGTTCTCCAGAGACCTGCGAGTTAATTTTGTAAGTCACttttagcccccccccccaatcacCTCTTCcctgtaaacaaatgttttttttccccagaggATTTGCATTCAAATTGTACAGCACGTGTTCCATTCtatgttttcagaaaaatatagtGCGCATCAGTTTGGAGCAGAGTCTGGAGATGCAGTCAAAGATTCAAGCCCCCGTTCTAGCTGTTCTGTAAGATACTGATCACTGCACTGAAATCAATGTTTGTATCATAACGTTAAACCTCTAGTATCATATTGAGACAGAAGACAAACATTTATAATCTCTGACAAATGTTAGCTAGTGTCCTGAGCAGAATACAGCTTATAATTAGGAAATCATGTCACTGCCTCACTGttgtgtttccttttaattatGCAAGTCTGCCGTAGCTCTGTAACACTGCATAATGCTACCGTTTATGGTCCATTCTCACAAAGAGTGTTCAAAATCTTTTCCTCCAGGACAGATAAAGGCTTCAATCAAATACTTTCTGAATCATCTCAAAGTAAATTTATCTCAACAGTCCTCGAAGGCTTAAAGAACAGAAATGTGAGTTTTCAACTTGAGGCAGAATGAAATTAAAAGTGCTTTAACTTGATTATGTCAACATCTTTGTGGATTTTTGTTCTCTGCATCTGCAGTATAATGTCCATCTCTGTATTTGTTGGATTCAGCATACGGTGGTTACGGTACCAGGCGATCATCACGTTCATCTGAATAATCCTGAAGTCGTCGCTCCATTTGTTGCGGACTTCCTGCGCACCAGAGTGTTGTCAAAGTTGTAAACTACAAATATACTGTTATACTTAAGTAATATTGTACAATTTATTAAAGCAAACTGtgatttacaataaaacatacaataaaatgcattaaaatgatGATTTCTTTCAGACATAATTCCTTTTGAAACTTTCAGTTTTTGTAAGTTTTGATGAAATACTGTTGTATTTTCACTAATATTTGGTGCTTTTTAAACAATGCTTTTGATTTTCTCTTAATTGTCTGATTGGCCTAATATGTTGAAGCTGCCCGTATGTTATGAGGATAATGAACCAAAATAATTCTtatcacaggaaaaaaaaaaagggggtgaATGGGGAAATTCTTTGTACAGTTCCCAGCTGTGTTGTCCTTTTAGGAGACTGCCTGACAGCCATTACTGAGGGGCtaaaagacagacagcagaAAGTTGTCACCTCTCAGGTAAGACCCAGCAGGGTATGATGATTGGCCAGAACAGCAGCCCGTCCTTATGAACATCCAATGAAATCACTGGTTGCAGAAACTATTTATGTTCAGGTTCCAAATGTCAGAGTTTTCCttcatatttcatttgttaaacaggCATTTCAGAATTGTTTATAGCTTTAACtcatgttattgtattttagtCCCTTTGCTTTTGCTGTATGTTTAGCTACTTTTTACTCTGAGACGGGTTGTggtcgaatagtcagtttagcttaggaaggttcctaacggagcgaaatgacccggaagtacccaagtggcagccatgataagagttGTTCGAATTCTcaagatgataggaaaggagctttgaaacttcctttataacatcctttagcttaggaaacactggacctccCTTTACGAAATGAAAGGAGAAATTGCTGTCACACAATGCCTTGCATTGCATTTCacgtgacacaacattcggcgatcgtgacggagaaatgcgtttcatggAAGTTatggtgcttattaagcagtttaaaacgtaTGTTGTAActtgctaaagtgctttgttttgaacgttcaacactgtattaatcaaaaggacgaaataaagtccacatttcagtgtaaacttactgagctgtgtggtttttctgaaacattttaaaacatgtttgaattgtgatatacaaagtgataggttaaggcataactactttataataaacacatttgtctttattttaaaatattttcatataatcatacgtagcctattgggattcatgtgggtcAGAGGGTGAGTGTGacaagcataagtttcactttccttttttatttcaattccaacttTTGTAATGAAGAACATATGTTTCAGTGTTGTCCACGTTCATacagcataaaacaacaccatcagagagcacggtgcaaaGTAGATGCACTTTCAGTAGTCAGCTTTATAGAAAGCTGTagtttccccacagcagacgcacattaacaACGTCTGCTGGCGCATCATAAACACGTAGGATAGTctaagtgcagtcggattctcaaagcaccgcagtctcttttcctaagtccttcTGAATTCTCATATCCActgttccttaaccccgtgacgtttcacgcaaaggtcaaggaatagtagatagctgattttttttgacaattcgaccgtGCCCATAAACTCAAGATCAACATTTGCTGTGATGTCATCTACAGTGAAACAGGAAGgtagtatttttaaatgattttcaaagtaaatacttttttaatctgtttttctgAGGTGAtgcattgttgttgtaatgtgTCAGTCTCAGACCTCTCTATCTCGGTGCCATGGGGGGAGATCAAAGGGAAAGCTTGGGGTCCTGAACATGGTCGTCCTGTGCTCTGCCTGCATGGCTGGGCTGACAACTCTGGCACATTCAACACCCTCATTCCCCTTTTACCCAAAGGTAAACCATGACAGACTAGAGGAAAGTAACTCCTTCTTGTTCCCCCATTTTAACAAGACTGACGTTATTCCAAACTTTCCACTGAGTATACTTTGCCCTGCTCCAAGGGGATATTTCCTGTTCCATGTctttcattcatgttttgtgCTTCCTGTTTTATAAATCTCTCCTCTCGTTCCAGATAATATTATCTTCCTGCCTCTGTGCGTTTGCCCCCCCCTCTTGATTAGTCGTACCTGTCCCCAATTAGCCCTGCAGTCAACTGacctcctgctcacctgttctcaCTCCCCACATTTGTCtatctctaaaaaaaaacaaaaaacctcttTAGTTCTTTTGTTACTTTGGCTACTGTCTGTTAGACCTTTATTTCCGAGGTATGTATGTGTATTCACGTTAGAAAAGTGTCCTGTAGGTCAGTTCTGGTGCGGCTTAAAAACCACAAAAGAAAACTTGAaatgtatactgtacatacgGAGGCAACAAAAACTCTATCAACAACAAGTTAAAGCATACGTCGAGTTTTCAAAGTGCAATGAGTAAAACAGTAATAGAAATATAAATTGCAACAATGATTGATGAGCTTTGTTCAAGGTAGCAAACACTCTAAGAATGAAGGAGCCTGAAGCTCCCATACTTACAGTAGGCTTACAAGGTGTGCTGTAGCTTTGTCTTACTTCTCACCTTAATACTCACAAACCAGTAGATTAATATCAACGTTAAAATTGATGTTGAGTAAAACATCTGTACAACTAAATCACAACCGTTTTGTCATCATAAAAAGAGCTTTGATTCCTCAGTGAAAACAGTCTTTGTTGAGCTCTCAAGTGCCTTTTTGGATGATTGTGCCCCGGAGTTTGTAGATAACAATCTCTTCTGTGATGTTAAAGTGCTCTCAAAGTAGAGAGCATACATTCAGTCGAATTTTCTATTGTGCTGCTCAATTTTTCTCCCACAAGGCA harbors:
- the LOC134864878 gene encoding serine hydrolase-like protein isoform X2, whose translation is MAAEVSELSIPVPWGEIRGRVWGPDHGRPVLCLHGWADNCGAFNTLIPLLPKEFRYIVVDLVGHGLSSHRPPGDFYTLPDYLMDVLRVTDALQLRKFSVIGHCMGGDIAGMFSALYPEMVDALVLLDNYGLLPTDSKEICKVVRQGMDQILQFEKKTEEEKMRVYTYEKAVERLFAANPSLSERSVHILLERGLVQVEGGFVFSRDLRVNFKNIVRISLEQSLEMQSKIQAPVLAVLTDKGFNQILSESSQSKFISTVLEGLKNRNHTVVTVPGDHHVHLNNPEVVAPFVADFLRTRVLSKL
- the LOC134864878 gene encoding serine hydrolase-like protein isoform X1, coding for MAAEVSELSIPVPWGEIRGRVWGPDHGRPVLCLHGWADNCGAFNTLIPLLPKEFRYIVVDLVGHGLSSHRPPGDFYTLPDYLMDVLRVTDALQLRKFSVIGHCMGGDIAGMFSALYPEMVDALVLLDNYGLLPTDSKEICKVVRQGMDQILQFEKKTEEEKMRVYTYEKAVERLFAANPSLSERSVHILLERGLVQVEGGFVFSRDLRVNFKNIVRISLEQSLEMQSKIQAPVLAVLTDKGFNQILSESSQSKFISTVLEGLKNRNYNVHLCICWIQHTVVTVPGDHHVHLNNPEVVAPFVADFLRTRVLSKL